A genomic window from Luteolibacter sp. LG18 includes:
- a CDS encoding Lrp/AsnC family transcriptional regulator codes for MSTDPLLQLLRSKARYSHEQLAELLSISPDQVNVRIAAWEKDGTILGYQAVVDPERADGDSVSAFIEVKVTPERGGGFDRLAMRIARFDQVTSCYLASGGYDLMVVVEGGDLREVARFVSEKLSTLDGVLSTATHFRLKTYKENGFLFDQEARAERLAVSP; via the coding sequence ATGTCCACCGATCCGCTCCTTCAGCTCCTCCGCAGCAAGGCCCGCTACTCGCACGAGCAGCTCGCCGAACTGCTGTCCATTTCCCCGGACCAGGTCAATGTCCGCATTGCCGCGTGGGAAAAGGACGGCACGATCCTAGGCTACCAGGCCGTGGTCGATCCGGAGCGCGCGGACGGTGACTCCGTGTCCGCCTTCATCGAGGTGAAGGTGACTCCGGAGCGCGGCGGCGGCTTCGACCGCCTCGCGATGCGCATCGCGCGTTTCGACCAGGTGACGAGCTGCTACCTGGCCAGCGGCGGCTACGACCTGATGGTCGTGGTGGAAGGCGGCGACCTCCGCGAGGTGGCCCGCTTCGTGTCCGAAAAGCTCAGCACCCTCGATGGCGTGCTCTCCACCGCCACGCATTTCCGGCTGAAGACGTATAAGGAAAACGGGTTCCTCTTCGACCAGGAAGCCCGAGCCGAGCGCCTCGCCGTCTCTCCGTGA
- a CDS encoding ATP-dependent 6-phosphofructokinase produces MRIGILNSGGDCPGLNAVIHGVVGAADELGWEVIGFRDGFEGLLPPGDYTVLTPKDTVGILKMGGTILGTTNKGHFAAKVGKGDIAEVPPEIVAKAKRTMDQLEISALVIVGGDGSLTTGLQLYREGWPIIGVPKTIDNDLHATAMTFGFDSAVNSVVDGLDRLQTTAESHKRVMVLEVMGRHAGWIALWGGIAGGASVVLLPEIPFSFEKVAEHIKARDAQGYHSTLVVVAEGACLPQGDIVSVDPNSGGEVRLGGVGDVVAKRLEALTGKETRSCTLGHLQRGGAPTSLDRILGMRFGVMAVKLASEGEFGRMVSYQSYHVGSVPIQDAVNKLRLVEPDSELVQAARAVGICLGD; encoded by the coding sequence ATGCGCATTGGTATCCTGAACAGCGGCGGGGACTGCCCCGGTCTGAACGCGGTCATTCACGGGGTTGTCGGCGCGGCCGATGAACTCGGTTGGGAAGTGATCGGATTCCGGGATGGCTTCGAAGGCCTCCTGCCTCCGGGCGATTACACCGTTCTCACCCCGAAGGACACCGTCGGCATCCTGAAAATGGGTGGCACGATCCTCGGCACCACCAACAAGGGCCACTTCGCCGCCAAGGTCGGCAAGGGCGACATCGCCGAAGTGCCGCCGGAAATCGTGGCGAAAGCCAAGCGCACCATGGACCAGCTCGAGATCAGCGCGCTGGTCATCGTGGGGGGCGACGGCTCGCTGACCACCGGCCTCCAGCTTTACCGCGAGGGTTGGCCGATCATCGGCGTGCCGAAGACGATCGACAACGACCTCCACGCCACGGCGATGACCTTCGGTTTCGACAGCGCGGTGAATTCGGTGGTCGATGGCCTGGACCGCCTCCAGACCACGGCGGAAAGCCACAAGCGTGTCATGGTTCTCGAGGTCATGGGCCGCCACGCCGGTTGGATCGCCCTGTGGGGCGGCATCGCCGGTGGTGCCAGCGTGGTGCTCCTGCCGGAAATCCCCTTCAGTTTCGAAAAGGTCGCCGAGCACATCAAGGCCCGCGACGCCCAAGGGTACCACAGCACCCTCGTGGTGGTGGCGGAAGGCGCGTGCCTGCCGCAGGGCGACATCGTCAGCGTCGACCCGAACTCCGGCGGTGAAGTCCGTCTCGGCGGTGTGGGCGACGTGGTGGCGAAGCGCCTGGAAGCCCTCACCGGCAAGGAAACCCGCTCCTGCACGCTCGGTCACCTCCAGCGCGGCGGTGCCCCGACCTCCCTCGACCGCATCCTCGGCATGCGCTTCGGCGTGATGGCGGTGAAGTTGGCGTCCGAAGGTGAGTTCGGCCGCATGGTCAGCTACCAGTCCTATCACGTCGGCTCGGTGCCGATCCAGGACGCGGTGAACAAGCTGCGCCTCGTCGAGCCGGACAGCGAGCTGGTCCAGGCCGCCCGCGCGGTGGGGATCTGCCTCGGCGACTGA
- a CDS encoding PA14 domain-containing protein, whose amino-acid sequence MQQNVHSDHVPAAHVPEHQDQKKNTVWRKLGGGSLSISIIVHAVLLVIGIFWIFQIIPEKKQEVDFMPKGGGGGSPGVKEVSNKKQRATMTTPNTPRMAAKGVASSFTLPEPDAASAMSNVGSLSSGGLSGGLGGSGSGGGRGDGHGTGFGSGSGPGLGGNAKGMSPFGIIDPKANALVGTFYDLKQDPKGRTTPLGEKTNWGEIMDSTRDILHGFVSRGWNERSLANSYFQAPQKLAQTKIYMPVLPADGAPKAFNCDVPGSRWVVIYRGMVRPPKTGKYRFVGAGDDVVVVRFNNKNVFDYGYESPTANIKLAGKGAELKGDKEDKEYDRARRDLAMPKPMAIYNYGSMSQRAKSDISGLGVGMEFEARDNTDYPIEILVSEVPGGFFFAYLLIEEIGATYEKDASGAPILPLFRLDNSPAAPGEGPPYDKNGPIWKLSGKSRTDI is encoded by the coding sequence ATGCAACAAAACGTCCATTCAGACCACGTCCCAGCAGCACATGTGCCAGAACACCAGGACCAGAAAAAGAACACGGTCTGGCGCAAGCTCGGCGGAGGCTCGCTTTCCATTTCCATCATCGTCCATGCCGTCCTGCTGGTGATCGGCATCTTCTGGATCTTCCAGATCATCCCGGAAAAGAAGCAGGAAGTCGACTTCATGCCGAAAGGCGGCGGCGGCGGCTCCCCGGGCGTGAAGGAAGTGAGCAACAAGAAGCAGCGCGCCACCATGACCACCCCGAACACACCGCGGATGGCGGCGAAGGGCGTGGCCAGCTCGTTCACCCTTCCGGAACCGGACGCGGCCTCGGCCATGTCCAACGTCGGCTCCCTTTCCTCGGGCGGTCTGTCCGGCGGCCTTGGCGGCAGTGGTTCCGGCGGCGGCCGCGGTGATGGCCACGGCACGGGCTTCGGCTCCGGCAGCGGTCCGGGCCTCGGTGGCAACGCCAAGGGCATGAGCCCCTTCGGCATCATCGATCCGAAGGCCAATGCCTTGGTCGGCACCTTCTACGACCTGAAGCAGGATCCGAAGGGCCGCACCACCCCGCTTGGCGAGAAGACCAACTGGGGTGAGATCATGGACAGCACCCGTGACATCCTGCACGGCTTCGTGAGCCGCGGTTGGAACGAGCGCTCGCTCGCCAACTCCTATTTCCAAGCCCCGCAGAAGCTGGCCCAGACGAAGATCTACATGCCGGTTCTCCCCGCCGACGGCGCGCCGAAAGCCTTCAACTGCGACGTGCCGGGCTCCCGCTGGGTCGTCATCTACCGTGGCATGGTCCGCCCGCCGAAGACCGGCAAGTACCGCTTCGTGGGTGCCGGCGATGACGTGGTGGTGGTGCGCTTCAACAACAAGAACGTCTTCGACTACGGCTACGAATCGCCGACGGCGAACATCAAGCTGGCTGGCAAGGGCGCCGAACTGAAGGGCGACAAAGAAGACAAGGAATACGATCGCGCCCGCCGCGATCTCGCGATGCCCAAACCGATGGCGATCTACAACTACGGCTCGATGTCCCAGCGCGCCAAGTCCGACATCTCCGGCCTCGGCGTCGGCATGGAGTTCGAAGCCCGTGACAACACCGACTATCCGATCGAGATCCTGGTCAGCGAGGTTCCCGGCGGCTTCTTCTTCGCCTACCTCCTCATCGAGGAAATCGGTGCCACCTACGAGAAGGACGCCAGCGGCGCCCCGATCCTGCCGCTGTTCCGTCTGGACAACAGCCCCGCCGCTCCCGGCGAAGGCCCGCCCTACGACAAGAACGGCCCGATCTGGAAGCTCAGCGGCAAATCCCGCACCGATATCTGA
- a CDS encoding serine hydrolase: MLKPFFSRLVPLLMLSAPSFVAAQAPESVMVVEAWSGKILVAANAGTKRPVASLTKIATGALAVDWANASQTDIATVMLTVPDSVATIGGPNPMRLQPGDRLSLRDALASALLGSDNLAAQTIADHIGRDFLSRRGGGGDPVAAYVAEMNRLARALGMSQTTFTNPHGLELPGQRVGVSTAADMTRISIYAMRRAAFSYIVRQKDRKVTVNGAGGARSFTVRNTNELIGQEGMLGVKTGTTNAAGPCVSACQEREPLVRKKPDGSKGVTPRRVIAVVLNSPDRFNRARALIEQGWGIYDQWLASGAPVQDPRRELLKAEDPL, encoded by the coding sequence ATGCTCAAGCCCTTTTTCTCCCGTCTGGTGCCATTGCTGATGCTCTCAGCCCCCTCCTTTGTCGCCGCGCAAGCGCCTGAAAGCGTGATGGTCGTGGAGGCGTGGTCGGGCAAAATCCTGGTCGCCGCGAACGCGGGCACGAAGCGCCCGGTCGCCAGCCTCACCAAGATCGCCACCGGCGCTCTCGCCGTGGACTGGGCGAATGCCAGCCAGACCGACATCGCCACGGTCATGCTCACCGTGCCGGACTCCGTGGCCACCATCGGCGGCCCGAACCCGATGCGTCTCCAGCCGGGCGACCGCCTCAGCCTGCGGGACGCGCTGGCCTCGGCCCTGCTCGGTTCGGACAATCTCGCCGCGCAAACGATCGCCGACCACATCGGCCGTGATTTCCTGAGCCGCCGCGGCGGTGGGGGCGATCCGGTGGCGGCCTACGTGGCGGAAATGAACCGCCTCGCCCGTGCGCTCGGGATGAGCCAGACGACCTTCACCAATCCCCACGGCCTGGAGCTCCCCGGCCAGCGGGTGGGCGTCTCGACCGCCGCGGACATGACCCGGATCTCGATCTACGCGATGCGCCGCGCGGCGTTCTCCTACATCGTGCGCCAGAAGGACCGCAAGGTGACCGTCAACGGTGCGGGCGGTGCCCGTTCCTTCACGGTGCGCAACACCAACGAACTAATCGGTCAGGAAGGCATGCTGGGTGTGAAAACCGGCACCACCAACGCCGCCGGTCCCTGTGTTTCCGCCTGCCAGGAGCGCGAGCCGCTGGTCCGCAAGAAGCCGGACGGCAGCAAGGGCGTGACCCCGCGCCGCGTGATCGCCGTGGTGCTGAACAGCCCGGACCGCTTCAACCGCGCCCGCGCCCTGATCGAACAGGGCTGGGGCATCTACGACCAGTGGCTGGCGAGCGGTGCTCCGGTGCAGGATCCCCGCCGCGAACTGCTCAAGGCGGAAGACCCTCTCTGA
- a CDS encoding RNA-binding protein encodes MSNATQDSQNPGRKRRRRNRGGQNRNNNQQNPQNRQGGQGGPRREGGNREGGNRDGGRREGGTRDGGNRGFRERRPMPQPAKLTWWQKILKAIGLYKEPVRPTRQERQQDRTKDAPQQERAAQPVKSNIRIARPQERKEQGPVESPRLYLGNLSYEVTESDLTDLFKGIGGVRNVEVVYNRNTHRSKGYGFVEMLHVDDAKRAIEVLHDQFFMGRKLSVSGAKSKGFDEREDKEEREERQERRQERPQKPTGAVVSAASAVAAVAAAPAVVAAVETPAAEAAAPVTEPAPAPVTEAAPAPVVEEAAPVVAEVTEAAPVETAPVVAEAAPAEEAAPAEQKNEIA; translated from the coding sequence ATGTCCAACGCAACACAAGACTCCCAGAATCCGGGACGCAAGCGTCGCCGCCGCAACCGCGGTGGCCAGAACCGCAACAACAACCAACAGAATCCCCAGAACCGCCAGGGCGGTCAGGGTGGCCCACGCCGTGAAGGCGGAAACCGCGAAGGTGGCAACCGTGACGGCGGCCGCCGCGAAGGTGGCACCCGCGATGGCGGCAACCGCGGCTTCCGCGAACGCCGCCCGATGCCCCAGCCAGCCAAGCTGACCTGGTGGCAGAAGATCCTGAAGGCCATCGGCCTCTACAAGGAGCCCGTCCGCCCCACCCGCCAGGAGCGCCAGCAGGACCGCACCAAGGATGCGCCGCAGCAGGAGCGCGCGGCCCAGCCGGTGAAGTCCAACATCCGCATCGCCCGCCCGCAGGAGCGCAAGGAACAAGGCCCGGTCGAATCCCCGCGCCTCTACCTCGGCAACCTCTCCTACGAGGTCACTGAAAGCGACCTGACCGACCTCTTCAAGGGCATCGGCGGCGTCCGCAACGTCGAAGTCGTCTACAACCGCAACACCCACCGCTCCAAGGGCTACGGGTTCGTTGAAATGCTCCACGTCGATGACGCCAAGCGCGCCATTGAGGTTCTCCACGACCAATTCTTCATGGGCCGCAAGCTCAGCGTCTCCGGCGCGAAGTCGAAGGGCTTCGACGAACGCGAGGACAAGGAAGAGCGTGAGGAACGCCAGGAGCGCCGCCAAGAGCGCCCGCAGAAGCCGACCGGTGCCGTCGTTTCCGCTGCCTCCGCCGTCGCCGCCGTGGCCGCCGCCCCGGCTGTCGTCGCTGCCGTCGAAACTCCCGCCGCCGAAGCTGCCGCTCCGGTGACCGAGCCCGCCCCCGCTCCGGTGACCGAAGCCGCCCCCGCCCCGGTGGTGGAGGAAGCCGCTCCGGTCGTGGCCGAGGTGACGGAAGCCGCTCCGGTGGAAACCGCCCCGGTGGTGGCCGAAGCCGCCCCTGCCGAGGAGGCCGCTCCCGCCGAGCAGAAGAACGAGATCGCCTGA
- a CDS encoding aminotransferase class I/II-fold pyridoxal phosphate-dependent enzyme — protein MDYSTKIARNVAGIPRSGIRDFFELVQGREGVISLGVGEPDFVTPWHIREAAIYSLEKGQTTYTSNLGLLSLRKAISRYVGEFFDVQYEASKEVLVTVGVSEAIDLALRALLNPGDEVIFHEPCYVSYSPSIVMAYGNAVSVETKKENGFSLKPEALAAAITPRSRVLMLNFPTNPTGAVATNEDLEGIAKLCIEHDLIVLTDEIYSELRYDGVKHVSIASLPGMKERTILLHGFSKAFAMTGFRLGYACAPQPIIEAMMKIHQYSMLCAPIMSQNAALEALENGTPAMQMMRDSYHQRRDFLVKRLNEIGLSCHTPGGAFYVFPDIRSTGLSSKEFATGLLEAENVAAVPGSAFGTSGEGFLRCCYATGIEDLRKAMDKMERFVGSL, from the coding sequence ATGGATTATTCCACTAAAATCGCGCGCAATGTCGCGGGGATCCCGCGATCGGGTATCCGCGACTTCTTCGAGCTCGTCCAAGGCCGCGAGGGCGTCATCTCCCTCGGCGTCGGCGAGCCGGACTTCGTCACTCCCTGGCACATCCGGGAGGCCGCCATCTACTCGCTGGAGAAGGGGCAGACGACCTACACCTCGAACCTCGGCCTGCTCTCGCTGCGCAAGGCCATCTCCCGCTACGTCGGCGAGTTTTTCGACGTGCAGTATGAAGCCTCGAAGGAGGTACTCGTCACCGTCGGCGTGTCCGAGGCGATCGACCTCGCCCTGCGCGCGCTGCTCAATCCGGGCGACGAGGTGATCTTCCACGAGCCGTGCTACGTGTCCTACAGCCCGAGCATCGTGATGGCCTATGGCAACGCGGTGTCGGTGGAGACGAAGAAGGAGAACGGTTTCTCGCTGAAGCCCGAGGCGCTCGCCGCCGCGATCACACCGCGCAGCCGCGTGCTGATGCTGAATTTCCCGACCAACCCGACGGGCGCGGTCGCCACCAACGAGGATCTCGAGGGCATTGCCAAGCTCTGCATCGAGCACGACCTGATCGTGCTGACCGATGAGATCTACAGCGAGCTGCGCTACGACGGCGTGAAGCACGTCTCGATCGCCTCCCTGCCGGGCATGAAGGAGCGCACGATCCTGCTCCACGGCTTCTCGAAGGCCTTCGCGATGACCGGTTTCCGCCTCGGCTATGCCTGCGCGCCGCAGCCGATCATCGAGGCGATGATGAAGATCCACCAGTACTCGATGCTCTGCGCTCCGATCATGAGCCAGAACGCCGCGCTGGAAGCGCTGGAGAACGGCACGCCCGCCATGCAGATGATGCGGGACAGCTACCACCAGCGCCGCGATTTCCTGGTGAAGCGCCTCAATGAGATCGGCCTGTCCTGCCACACGCCGGGCGGTGCCTTCTACGTCTTCCCGGACATCCGCTCGACGGGGCTCTCCAGCAAGGAGTTCGCCACCGGCCTGCTGGAGGCGGAGAACGTCGCGGCCGTGCCCGGCAGTGCCTTCGGCACCAGCGGCGAGGGCTTCCTCCGCTGCTGTTACGCCACCGGCATCGAGGACCTGCGGAAGGCAATGGACAAGATGGAGCGCTTCGTCGGCTCCCTCTGA
- a CDS encoding substrate-binding domain-containing protein yields the protein MKKGRPTILYGTYVYDERMHRGILRFGRQHGWRVRLLLPHSWQHAEMLQADGIISMVEPEEDAGSGMTDHLMSLGLPTVELSLSRPGMPALRLLPDARASGRLAGEYLAGLERRHWLHVCWGRTWHDDLRIAGFREVAEDREIPWTLLEIRDHKAARMVEIRRQLEALPKPLGVFCSFDHYSEQVLEVCLDAGWAVPQDVAILGCYNHEVHSVFAEIPLSTIDMGLEDRGYQAAALLRYLMAGGEMSSEPLYSPVKGVIERASTSLHSSRDSVVVQAVHFIENQMHRPLGVEEVAAAVGVSRASLQRRFEKACGRGVGREILRIKMDRAAKLLREEDDSAAMVAGRVGFPDALHFYRVFKKYTGQTTKEYRARHEGRG from the coding sequence ATGAAAAAGGGCCGCCCCACGATCCTCTACGGGACGTATGTGTATGATGAGCGCATGCACCGCGGCATCCTGCGCTTCGGTCGGCAGCACGGTTGGCGGGTGCGGCTGCTGCTGCCGCACTCCTGGCAGCACGCGGAAATGCTTCAGGCGGACGGGATCATATCGATGGTGGAGCCGGAGGAGGATGCCGGCAGCGGAATGACCGACCACCTGATGTCGCTGGGGTTGCCCACGGTGGAACTGAGCTTGAGCCGACCAGGAATGCCGGCACTGCGGTTGCTGCCGGACGCGCGGGCTTCCGGGCGGTTGGCGGGGGAGTACCTGGCTGGCTTGGAACGCCGCCACTGGCTGCACGTGTGCTGGGGGCGGACGTGGCACGACGATCTCCGCATCGCGGGGTTCCGCGAGGTGGCGGAAGACCGGGAGATTCCGTGGACACTGCTGGAGATCCGCGACCACAAGGCGGCCCGGATGGTGGAGATCCGTCGGCAACTGGAGGCGCTGCCGAAACCGCTGGGGGTCTTTTGCTCCTTCGACCACTACTCGGAGCAAGTGCTGGAGGTGTGTCTCGATGCCGGATGGGCCGTGCCGCAGGACGTGGCGATCCTGGGATGCTACAACCATGAGGTGCATTCGGTGTTCGCCGAGATCCCGCTTTCGACGATCGACATGGGCCTGGAGGACCGCGGCTATCAAGCGGCGGCCCTGCTGCGCTATCTGATGGCGGGAGGGGAGATGTCCTCCGAACCGCTGTATTCACCGGTGAAGGGGGTCATCGAGCGGGCCAGCACGAGCCTGCACTCGTCCCGCGACAGCGTGGTGGTGCAGGCGGTGCATTTCATCGAGAACCAGATGCACCGCCCACTGGGGGTGGAGGAGGTCGCGGCGGCGGTGGGGGTGTCACGGGCCTCGCTGCAGCGGAGGTTCGAGAAGGCGTGCGGCCGCGGCGTGGGGCGGGAGATCCTGCGGATCAAGATGGACCGGGCGGCGAAGCTGCTGCGGGAGGAGGACGACAGCGCGGCGATGGTGGCGGGGCGCGTGGGCTTCCCGGACGCGCTGCATTTCTACCGGGTCTTCAAGAAATACACCGGCCAGACCACGAAGGAATACCGGGCCAGGCATGAGGGGAGGGGGTGA
- the miaA gene encoding tRNA (adenosine(37)-N6)-dimethylallyltransferase MiaA, with protein sequence MVARDLSAAPPTPIYVCGPTASGKTALALELAARHDGEIVNADAFQLYHGLEILTAAPSAEERAVVPHHLFSVLDPATPNDAQSYVRLATPVIAEIASRGRTPIVTGGSGLYLKFLTHGASPLPTGDAALRAELDALPLEDLVEELRRLDPVEASRTPLQNRRYVSRAVEICRLTGGKASELRDQWETATASKTAALHGYVIHRSRPDLHARIARRTRAMLEGGAIDEVAALESVSTTFEKAIGFREIRALIRGEIDRATCEEQINAATRQYAKRQETWFKRESWLTPHTPEL encoded by the coding sequence ATGGTCGCTCGAGATTTGAGCGCCGCCCCACCAACCCCCATTTACGTCTGCGGCCCCACCGCCTCCGGAAAAACCGCGCTCGCGCTGGAACTCGCCGCACGCCACGACGGCGAGATCGTCAATGCCGACGCATTCCAGCTTTACCACGGGCTGGAGATCCTGACCGCCGCGCCCTCGGCGGAGGAGCGCGCGGTCGTGCCGCACCATTTGTTCAGCGTGCTCGACCCCGCCACTCCGAATGACGCGCAGTCCTACGTCCGGCTGGCCACTCCGGTGATCGCGGAAATCGCCTCGCGCGGCCGCACCCCGATCGTCACCGGCGGCTCCGGGCTTTATCTGAAATTCCTCACCCACGGTGCCTCGCCCCTCCCCACCGGCGACGCCGCGCTGCGGGCGGAACTGGACGCCCTGCCGCTGGAAGATCTGGTGGAGGAACTCCGGAGACTCGATCCCGTGGAAGCCTCCCGCACTCCTCTCCAGAACCGCCGCTACGTGAGCCGTGCCGTGGAGATCTGCCGCCTCACCGGCGGGAAGGCCTCGGAACTCCGCGACCAGTGGGAAACGGCCACCGCCTCGAAAACCGCCGCCCTTCACGGCTACGTCATCCATCGTAGCCGGCCGGACCTGCACGCCCGGATCGCCCGGCGGACGCGGGCTATGCTCGAGGGCGGAGCCATCGACGAAGTCGCCGCGCTGGAATCGGTTTCCACCACCTTTGAGAAAGCGATCGGCTTCCGCGAGATTCGCGCGCTGATCCGTGGCGAGATCGACCGCGCCACGTGCGAGGAACAGATCAATGCCGCCACCCGCCAGTATGCGAAGCGGCAGGAGACGTGGTTCAAGCGCGAGAGCTGGCTCACGCCTCACACGCCCGAGCTATGA
- the dnaG gene encoding DNA primase, which yields MSQIPQETIQQVLAATDIVDLIGSYVQLRRAGSGFKGLCPFHNEKSPSFNVTPSRQSFHCFGCGKGGDAIAFIREYENLPFTDAVRKLAGRVGVPVIEVESDPQADQARRLRGRLLDLMRETTAYIHELLLTSPDAQHARDYLKSRGFGRDMAERWSIGWMPDNLRWYTDWARERKFTGRELVGSGMAYLKDENDPRSGIGIRFRNRLMFPIRNDIGDVVGFSGRQLVEDKRSGKYVNSPETPLFKKSNILFALDRAKKPILHEKAALLCEGQIDVISCHEHGIEQAIAAQGTAVTSQHARLLKRYTKSVVLCFDADSAGFTAAEKSFRELIMEGIAVRVIELPGGDDPDSFLKAHGAEAFRGLIANAREFFDFKIDRATASGAMSHAESRAAIARECAALLAVMSDTATREIQMNHLASRLQMGISAIKEVTVTALKQPQRREHPTEASTSPTAVPTPVDRTVGLLCQLALSSAEVQRLLSEQYETLHEAGEFLAGIPLLERILAGHPDPAAPAAVNAFLGHLQEEDRLALNTLLHADRPHEDPVAASYETMSMLAAKVLLQRDARNKALLNDPGLSRERLTFLLEEGKEIQRLLDGVKGRFIVEDILPPAPKKPVAKKEWKKRDK from the coding sequence GTGTCGCAGATCCCCCAGGAAACCATCCAGCAGGTCCTCGCCGCGACCGATATCGTGGACCTGATCGGTTCCTACGTCCAACTGCGCCGGGCGGGATCCGGGTTCAAGGGCCTGTGCCCATTCCACAACGAGAAAAGCCCCTCGTTCAACGTCACCCCCAGCCGCCAGTCCTTCCACTGCTTCGGCTGCGGCAAGGGCGGCGACGCCATCGCCTTCATCCGGGAGTATGAGAACCTCCCCTTCACCGATGCCGTAAGGAAGCTTGCCGGCCGCGTGGGCGTCCCTGTCATCGAGGTGGAATCCGATCCCCAAGCCGACCAGGCCCGCCGCCTGCGCGGCCGTCTGCTGGATCTGATGCGGGAAACCACCGCCTACATCCATGAGCTGTTGCTCACCTCGCCCGACGCCCAACACGCCCGGGACTATCTGAAATCCCGCGGCTTCGGCCGGGACATGGCGGAGCGCTGGTCCATCGGTTGGATGCCGGATAACCTGCGCTGGTACACCGATTGGGCACGGGAGCGGAAGTTCACCGGCCGCGAACTGGTCGGATCCGGCATGGCTTATCTCAAGGACGAAAACGATCCCCGCTCTGGCATCGGCATCCGTTTCCGGAACCGCCTGATGTTCCCGATTCGCAACGACATCGGCGATGTGGTGGGCTTCAGCGGCCGCCAGCTCGTGGAGGACAAGCGGTCCGGCAAATACGTCAACTCCCCGGAGACCCCGCTGTTCAAAAAGAGCAACATCCTCTTCGCGCTCGACCGTGCGAAAAAGCCGATCCTCCACGAAAAGGCCGCGCTGCTTTGCGAGGGCCAGATCGACGTGATCTCCTGCCACGAACACGGCATCGAACAAGCCATCGCCGCCCAGGGCACCGCCGTCACCAGCCAGCACGCGCGGCTGCTGAAGCGCTACACCAAGTCCGTCGTCCTCTGCTTCGATGCGGACAGCGCGGGCTTCACCGCCGCCGAGAAGTCCTTCCGCGAGCTCATCATGGAAGGCATCGCCGTGCGGGTGATCGAGCTGCCGGGCGGCGACGACCCGGATTCGTTCCTGAAAGCCCACGGCGCGGAGGCCTTCCGCGGCCTGATCGCCAATGCGCGCGAGTTCTTCGATTTCAAGATCGACCGCGCCACTGCCTCGGGGGCCATGTCCCACGCGGAATCCCGCGCCGCCATCGCCCGGGAATGCGCCGCCCTGCTCGCGGTGATGAGCGACACCGCCACCCGCGAGATCCAGATGAACCATCTGGCGTCCCGCCTCCAGATGGGCATCTCCGCCATCAAGGAAGTCACCGTCACCGCGCTCAAACAACCCCAGCGCCGCGAGCACCCCACGGAAGCGTCGACCAGTCCGACCGCCGTTCCCACCCCGGTCGACCGCACTGTCGGCCTGCTGTGCCAGCTCGCCTTGAGTTCCGCCGAGGTCCAGCGGCTGCTTTCCGAGCAGTACGAAACGCTCCACGAAGCCGGCGAGTTCCTGGCCGGCATTCCACTGCTCGAGCGGATCCTCGCCGGCCACCCCGATCCCGCGGCTCCCGCCGCCGTCAATGCCTTCCTCGGCCACCTCCAGGAGGAGGACCGGCTGGCGCTCAATACCCTGCTCCACGCCGACCGCCCCCACGAGGATCCGGTGGCGGCGAGCTATGAGACCATGTCGATGCTGGCCGCGAAGGTGCTCCTCCAGCGGGACGCCCGGAACAAGGCGCTCTTGAACGATCCGGGACTTTCGCGGGAACGGCTGACCTTCCTATTGGAGGAAGGAAAGGAGATCCAGCGGCTGCTGGACGGCGTGAAGGGCCGTTTCATCGTGGAAGATATCTTGCCGCCCGCGCCAAAGAAGCCGGTGGCGAAGAAGGAGTGGAAGAAACGGGACAAATAA
- a CDS encoding CAAX prenyl protease-related protein yields the protein MDTAPRNDQEARALTSAHVLPLAVFIGFLLLLQVVGAEITWKHPDAPWWRRAPEQWMYPLQSLVVAGLLLRGWKYYDFRWSVKWTVVGILCGAAGIGLWLLPTTLYDRLGLDTDPEGWRAWLGVAARKEGFDPGVFQSPAAWWTAVVLRFFRAAVVVALAEEIFWRGFMMRFLLDWEGDWTRQPFGKPSLLSFVVVTGLFTAIHSGPDRAMAFLYGSLTYLLCIRSKSLGACVAMHATANLLMCLYIVAYGKYGLW from the coding sequence ATGGACACGGCCCCACGCAACGACCAGGAAGCGCGGGCGCTGACCTCGGCGCATGTCCTGCCGCTGGCCGTGTTCATCGGATTCCTCCTGCTCCTCCAGGTGGTGGGGGCGGAGATCACGTGGAAGCATCCGGACGCGCCGTGGTGGCGGCGCGCGCCGGAGCAGTGGATGTATCCGCTGCAATCGCTGGTCGTCGCCGGGCTGCTGCTGCGCGGATGGAAGTACTATGACTTCCGTTGGTCCGTGAAATGGACCGTCGTCGGGATTCTTTGCGGAGCGGCGGGCATCGGCCTGTGGCTGCTGCCGACCACGCTCTACGACCGCCTCGGGCTGGACACCGACCCGGAAGGTTGGCGGGCGTGGCTGGGGGTTGCCGCGCGCAAGGAGGGCTTCGACCCCGGCGTGTTCCAGTCGCCCGCGGCCTGGTGGACCGCGGTGGTGCTGCGGTTTTTCCGGGCGGCGGTGGTGGTGGCGCTGGCCGAGGAGATCTTTTGGCGCGGGTTCATGATGCGGTTCCTATTGGATTGGGAAGGGGATTGGACCCGGCAGCCGTTCGGCAAGCCTTCGCTGCTGTCCTTCGTGGTCGTCACCGGGCTCTTCACGGCGATCCATTCCGGGCCGGACCGCGCGATGGCATTTCTCTACGGCTCGCTGACCTACCTGCTCTGCATCCGCTCGAAGAGCCTTGGTGCCTGCGTGGCGATGCACGCCACTGCGAACCTGCTGATGTGCCTCTACATCGTGGCCTACGGGAAGTATGGCCTGTGGTAG